GGCTCGCCGCGGCCGAAGCGCCGATTCCGGTACGGGTGGTCGACAGCAGGCTGGTGGGCATGGCCCTCGGCTACAGCGTGCTGACGGCCGCGCGGAGTGCCGCCGACGGCCTGGGACTGGACGAGGTGGCCGCCGCCGCGGTGCGGCGGGCCGCGCACACCAGTGGCTTCTTCTACGTCGACACCCTCGAACACCTGCGCAGGGGCGGTCGGATCGGTGCGGCCCGGGCCCTGCTCGGCTCGGCGCTGGCGGTCAAGCCGCTGCTCCATCTCTCCGGTGGCAGGATCGAACCGCTGGAGAAGGTCCGCACGGCCTCCCGCGCGATCGCCAGGCTTGAGGAGATCGCCGTCGAGCGGGCCGGCGACCGCCGGGTCGACCTCACCGTCCACCATCTCGCCGCCGAGGACCGTGCCGAGCTCCTCGCCGAGCGCCTGCGCGAACGGATCCCCGGGCTGTGCGAGCTGTACGTCGGTGAGGTGGGCGCCGTGATCGGCGCCCACGTCGGTACGGGGCTGCTCGCGGTGGTGCTCTCACCCCGCTGACCCTGTGCGCTGCCGGACGGGGTCTCCGGCGGGTGCCCGGCAGTATGCCCGCTGTGCCGGGCCCGTGACGGCCGGCGGGGGCAGGTTCACTCCTGCGGGCGACCCCGGTTATCCACAGGCCGGACTTTTCCCCAGGCAATCGGTCGTCCTCCCACGGCCGCCGGTGCGGCCCGTACCGTCCTGCGCCATGAGAACCCTGACACCGGGCGCTGCCCGCCGCCGTGCGACCACCGAGACCGTCCGGGAGCGGATGGCCACCCTGCTGGCCGCCGATCCCCCGGCACGGCCGCCCGCCGACGGGCACGACGCCGGCGGGCACGGGGGCGGCGGGCACGACGCCGATGGGCCCGGTGGCGGCGGGTTTGGCAGCGACGGGAACGACCGGGACGGGTACCGCGTCGATGGCCACGGCAGCGACGGGCACGATCGCGACGGACGTTCCGACGAACCCGGTGGTGACGGCGGTCCTCCCGAGGAGAGCCTTGTCGGTACGCCCCTCGCGGAGTGGGATCCCGGCAGTTCCCTGCCTCCCGGGGGCCCGCCGCCGCCCGCCGCCGGAGCACGGCCGCACCAGCGGATCCACGAGCCCGACCACCGACCGCCGCGATCCGCGTTCACCTCCCTGCTGCGCCCGGCGCTCGCCCTCGACCGGCGGGCGGTGATGGGGCTCGCCGTCCTGCTCCTGCTCGCCGTCGCGTACGCGGTGCAGCACTTCTGGCTCGGCCGCCCGCAGCCGGTCCAGGTGCCGGTCGCCGCGGCATCGACGGCGAGGGCGGGGCCGGACGAGCCCGTCCCGGCCGGCCCGGAGAGCAGTGGCGCCGCAGGTCCGGAGACCAGTGGCGTCGCGGGCCCGGAGAGCACCGGTGCCGCCGTCGTCGTGGTGGACATCGCGGGCCGGGTACGGATTCCCGGCCTGCGCGAACTCCCCGGCGGCTCCCGGGTCGCGGACGCGCTCCGGGCCGCCGGTGGCGCCCTTCCCGACACCGACACCACGGCACTGAACCTGGCCCGCGTTCTGGCGGACGGGGAGCAGATCCTGGTCGGCGCGCCCGAGAGCGGGATCCCGCTCGCGCCGCCGGGCGCGGCGGGCCCGACGAGCGGGCCGGTCAGTCTCAACCGCGCGACCCCCGAACAGCTGGACGCCCTCCCCGGCGTCGGTCCCACCCTCGCCCGACGAATCATCACCTTCCGCCAGGCGCACGGCCCGTTCCGATCCCTGGACCAGCTCCGGCAGGTGAGCGGCATCGGTGAACGGACCTTGGCGGAGATGAAACCGCTGCTCACCCTCTGAACCGCGCTCGGCGCTCCGACCCCTGCGGCCCGCACGGCCGGTCGGTGCCCGACCCACCGGGCCGCGGCCGCGCCACCAGGAGGTGACCCCATCACCGCGTACACCGTTCGACCAGGACCAGGACCAGGACCAGGGCCAGGGCCAGGACCAGGACCAGGACCAGGACCAGGACCAGGGCCAGGACCAGGACCAGGGCCAGGACCAGGGCCAGGGTCACGGCCGGTGAGCTCCGCCGGGCCCGGCGGAGCTCACCCGGGCGCCGCCGCCGATCTCCGTCTGCTGCTGCCCACCGTCGCGGCCTGGGCGGTCACCTCGCTGCTGCTCGGCCTCGGCCCGGCCCACCGCCAGGCATCGGTCGTCGCCGCCGGTGCCGCCACCGTGGCCGCCGCACTGCTGCTGGTCGGGCCCGGTCGGCGGCGGCGCACCGTGGTGACCCTGGCAGCCGTGCTCCTCACGGGCGCGGCGGCGGCCGCCGCCACGCTCCTGCACACCGCCGACCTCCAGCGCGGCCCGCTGGTCGCACTCGCGCACGGTGGGCCGTCACCCGACAGCCCACCCGACAGCCCACCCGCACAGTTGTCCGCCGAGCCGCCCCGTGAGCGTGACGGCACCGACCCGCCCCGCCCGGGGGAGGCCGCCGCGTCGGCCCCTCCCCAGCTGCTGGTCGAGCTGGTCGTCGCGGGCGATCCCAAGGCCCGGATCTCGCGTGCCCGGGGGACGGCTCCCGGGCAGGCGCTGCTGACGGTCGCCGCCGTCGTCGAACGCGTCACCGTCCCCGAGGGGGTGCGGCCGGCGGCCACCACCCGGACCAGGACACCCGTCACCGTCATGGTGCGGGCCCAGGACGCCGCCCGGTGGCAGCCGCTGCTGCCCTCCACGCGGGTGGCCGCCGACGTCCTGGTCCTGCCGGCGGGGGAGGGCCGCGACGACAGCGCGGCCGTGCTGCTGGCCCACGGTCCGCCCCGGCCGATCGCGCCGCCGAGCCTTCCGCAACGCGTCGCCGGGGGCCTGCGGGCCGGGCTCCGCGCCGCCTGCGACGGGCTGCCCGCCGATGCCCGCGGCCTACTGCCCGGCCTCGTGGTGGGCGACACCTCCAGGCTGCCGGAGGACCTCGGAGAGGCCTTCCGGGCGACCGACCTCGCGCATCTCTGCGCCGTCAGCGGCGCCAACCTCGCCATCGTCCTGACCGTCCTGATCGGCGCACCCGGCCGCGCGGGCACTGCGGAACGCGGCGGCCTCGCCGCTCGCCTGGGCCTCTCGCTGCGGACCACCGCGCTGCTGGGTACGGCCCTGACGCTGGCCTTCGTCACGGTCTGCCGCCCCGATCCCAGCGTCCTGCGGGCCGCCGCGACCGGACTGATCGGCCTGCTCGCCCTGGCCGCCGGCCGGCCACGTCACGCTCTGCCGGCCCTCTCGGGCGCCGTCCTCGTGCTCGTCCTGCTCGATCCCTACCTCGCCCGCTCCTACGGCTTCCTGCTGTCCGTCCTGGCGACCACCGGTCTGCTGGTCCTCGGGCCGCGCTGGGCGGCGGCGCTGCGCGCCCGGGGCTGCCCGGGCCACCTCGCCGCGGCGCTGGCCGCGGCCGGCGCGGCCCAGGTGCTCTGCGCGCCGGCCACCGTCCTGCTGGCACCCCGGGTCAGCCTGGTCGCGGTGCCCTGCAACCTACTGGCCGAACTGGCCGTCGCCCCGGCCACCCTGCTGGGATTCGCCGCGCTCCTCGTCGCACCGGTGTCGGGCGCGCTCGCACACCTGCCCGCCGAGCTCGCCGCCCTCCCGGCCGGCTGGCTGGCGGCGGTCGCCAGGCACGGCGCGGCCCTGCCCGGCGCCGAGCTGTCCTGGCCGGGCGGCCCGGTCGGAGCGGGGGTGCTCGCCATCGCCACGGTGGCCGCGTGCCTGGCAGTGCCGCTCCTGCTGCCACCACCGTCACGCCCCGCCGACCCGGGCGGTGGCCGGCCGACGGGCAGGGGCCGCTCCGGTCGGCTCCGGGCCCTCGTGGCGGTTGCGCTGGCCTGTGCGCTGCTGGTGATCCTTCTGCGGCCACCGTCCCTCGCCAGGATCGCGACCGGTTGGCCGCCTCCCGGATGGCGGCTCGCCATGTGCGACATCGGCCAGGGCGACATGCTGGTCCTGCCGATCCTCCCCGCCGTCCACCCGGACGCCGCCGTTCCCGACAGCGCGGTGGTGATCGACGCCGGTCCGGATCCGGACAGCGCGGACAGCTGCCTGCGCAGTCTCGGCATCACCAGGGTCGCCCTGTTGCTCCTGACGCATTTTCACGCCGACCACGTCGAGGGCGTCCCCGGTGTGCTGCGCGGGCGCGAGGTCGGAGCCGTCGAGGGCACCACGCTGGACGAACCGGCCGCCGAGGCGGCGCGCGTGCGGCGCTGGGCGGCGGCCGCCGGTGTCCCGCTGCTGCGGGCCGCCCGGGGCGAACACCGTACGGCGGGGCCACTGCTCTCCTGGGACGTGCTCTGGCCCGACGCGGCTCCCGGCGGCCCTGCGGGCACGGGCCTGGCCGCTCCCGGGGCGCCGGGGCCGAACAACGCCAGTGTCGCCCTGCTCGCCACCGTCGGTGCCCCGGGTGGCGCGCCGGGTACCGCTGCCGGACGGCCGCTGCGCGTCGCCCTGCTGGGAGACCTGGAACCACCGGCCCAGGCCGTTCTGCTCGGCCGTCTCGCGGCCGCCCGGGTGGACGTCCTCAAGGTGGCCCACCACGGATCCGCCCACCAGGACTGGGATCTCACCGCCGCGCTGCACCCCCGGCTCGCCCTGATCTCCTGCGGCCGGGACAACCCGTACGGTCACCCGGCGCCCCGTACGGTCGACCGGCTCCGGGCGCTCGGTGCGACCGTCCTGCGCACGGACCAACAGGGTGACATCGCCGTCCTGGGCGACACCCCCGACGCCCTCGGCGCGGCCACCCATCCGCACGACCGACCCGAGGGCCGGCGCCGATGACGGCCCGCCGCCTCAGCCAGCGATCGCCGCCCCGCAGGAGGCCCGCCCCGCAGGACCCGCCCCCACCGGCGACACCGTCCCCTGGGGCCGCCGCCGCCCCCGTCCCCCCGTCGTCGGCGCGCGCCCTACCCCTCCTCGCGCCAGCCCTCGTACTCGGACGCGAGGGCTTCCAGCTCGGCGAGCAGCTCCGCCGTCCATCCCGCCTCCGGCGGCTCCACGACCACCAGCCACTGCGCGTCCTCCGCGTCGTCCTCCCCGGCGAGCGCGTCCCGGACGACCTCGGGCTCGGTCAGACCCGCCCGGCGCAGGGTCAGCTCCCGCGCCGCCTCCTGCGCGGCGTCGCGGTCGGGCAGGACGAGGAGCTGTCGCGCGTGGAGGTCCTGGACGTCGTGGTTCTCGTTCACGGCGCCATTCTCCCGTCCCGGTGCGGCTCTCCCGCCCGGGGCCCCGTACCTGCCCGCCCGACCCCCGCCCGATCCCCGCCCGATCCCCGCTCGGCCGCGCCCGCTCCCAGCGCTCCGGCTCCGGCCCGTCCTGCCCGATACCTGCCCTACCTGCCCTGCCTGCTCTGCCCGGCGCGGCCCGGGTGCAGCGCCGCGCCGGGGTGTCGGGCCCCCGTGGGATGCTGGTACGCGATGGCCAGGAAGAGTGCACCCGACGACCTGCTCGCCCCGCTGACCCTGGTGGTCGGCCAGGAGGAGCTGCTGCTCGACCGCGCGGTCGCGCAGGTGGTGGCGGCGGCGAAGGCGGCCGACCCCGACACCGACGTGCGCGACATCCCGCCCGGCGGTCTGCAGCCCGGCAGCCTCGCGGAGCTCACCACGCCCTCGCTGTTCGCCGAGCGCAAGGTGATCGTGGTCCGGGCCGCCCAGGATCTCTCCGCCGACTCCGTGAAGGAGGTCAAGGCGTACATCGAGGACCCGGCCGAAGAGGTGATCATGGTTCTGGTGCACGCCGGCGGGGTGAAGGGCAAGGGCCTGCTGGACGCCGGCCGCAAGGCGGGCGGCCGTGAGGTCGCCTGCCCGAAGCTGACCAAGGCGGGCGACCGTCTCGCCTTCGTCCGCGGTGAGTTCCGCACCCTCGGACGGTCCGCGAGCCAGGAGGCCTGCCAGGCCCTGCTGGACGCGCTCGGCAGTGATCTGCGCGAACTCGCCGCCGCCTGCAACCAGCTGACGGCGGACGTCGAGGGAACCATCGACGAGACGGTGGTCGCCCGGTACTACAGCGGCCGGGCCGAGGCCACCGGCTTCGAGGTGGCCGACCTCGCCGTGACCGGCCGGGCGGCCGAGGCACTGGAGCGGTTGCGCTGGGCCCTCGCGGTGGGCCAACCGCCCACGGGCATCACCTACGCGCTGGCCTCGGGCGTCCGCAGCATCGGCCGCCTCGCCACCACCGGCCGCAACATGCGCCCCGCCGACCTGGCCCGCGAGCTGGGCATGCCGCCCTGGAAGGTCGACCGGGTCCGCCAGCAGATGCGCGGCTGGACGGGGGACGCGGTCGCCACCGCCCTCACCGCCATCGCGCAGGCCGACGCCGCGGTCAAGGGCGGTTCCGACGACCCGGCCTACGCACTGGAGCGCGCCGTGGTCGCGGTCGCCCGCGCGGCCCGCTCCGGCGCCCGCTCGTACTGACCGCCGCCCGGGCTCACTGCCCACTCGCGCGTCCCGCTGCCCGCGTCCCGCTGCCCGCTCCCGCGTCCCGCCGCCCGGTCGGTGCGGTCGGTGCGGTCGGTGCAGGCCATGCGGCCCATGGGGGCGGTCCCGTCACGGCCCGCCGAGTTCCTTCAGCAGATCCCGGCTGTCGGCGAGCAGTGACTGACGGATCGTCTCCCGGTCCGGTGCCGTGCTCTTGCCGTCCTGATAACTGCCCGACCAGGACAGGTAGTACGTCATGCCGCCGTCCCGGATCTGCAGCTCCTGCGAGACGCTGTGCCAGGCCCCGTCCGAGCCGCTCACCCCGTCGCGAAAGGCGATGTACGCCTCCTCGCCGAGTCCGGGCACGTCGGTGATCTCGTACCGCTGCTGCTGCATCCCGGCCTTCTCGGCGTCGAACTCCAGGCCGGCGTTCACGGCCTTGTGCAGTTTGACCTGGGCGTAGAGCGAGGCGTATTCGGTGTCGCCACTGTCGCCGCTGTCGCCGGTGTTCCGCTCCAGCGACAGGATGCAGGACATCGAGTCGAGCGCCGGGTCCAGATCCGTGTGGTGGGAGGGGGTGGCGTCCGGCTGGGGGTAGAGCTGGGTGAACCTGACCAGCCTGGCCGCCCGGCACAGGTCGTCGACGGTGTGATAGCCGTGCAGACCCTGCGGCGCGGTCGGCACGCTGACCATGCCGGGTACGGTCAGCACCACCGCCGTCCAGACGACGGAGGCCAGCAGCGCCCCCGTGAAGCCCCACCCCGCCGCGCGGCGCAGGGCGCGCCGCCCGTCGCCCCGCCTCTCGCCGCTGTCCCCGCCGGAGGCCGAGGCGCCGACCGCAGCAGACCCGCCCGCAGCAGACCCACCGGCAGCAGACCCACCGGTGGGCGACCCGGGTGGGTGGTGGCCGGCGGTCGCGTACTGCTGGAACGGCGGGCCCTGGGGCGGCGCCGTCGGGTGGTTCCCGTACCCGTGACCGGCCTGTGGTGGCGTTGCCATCTCCGCGTCCCCCTGTGAAGTGCTCTGCGCACCGGCCCCGACGGCCGCCGCGTTCACCCCTGCCCCGCCTCGCGGGACCCCGATCGCCGCAGCCGCCTCGCGGGGCCCGATCGCCGCAGCCGCGACGCCGGGAGCGACCCCCGAACCCCCGCTGCGGCCGGTGCTGTCGGGATCGCTCGCGCGGGTCCGCTCGACGACGATAGCGGCCCCGCCCTCCCGTCCGGCAGGGAAGCCCGCAGTCGCCGGGGCGGGGGCGGCCCACGGCGCCCGGGCACACCTGACCGCGCCTGCGCGGGCGGGGCCCCGAACCGTGCCGGGCCCGATCCGCACCGTCCGGGGCCGGATCCGGGCAGGCCGATAACGCTTCCGCAAACAGCTGATGTACCCACAAGTACACCTGTAGACCTGCCTCCTGACACCCTTCGCCCACAGAGGACAAGCGCATGAGCAGCCCCGACCAGCAGTCCCCGTCCGGTCCCTCCTGGGGGCCGCCGAACCCCGTGCCGCCACCGGGCTGGACGCAGCCTCCGGCCCCCCGGGCCGGTCTGCCGAAGGCCGCGAAGATCACCCTGGGCATCATCGGCGGCCTGGTGATCATCGGTGGCTGCAGCGCCGTCGTCGCGGGCCCGAACGGCACCGGCGGCGCGACGGCGGCAGCCGGTGGGTCGTCGCCGGCACCCGGCCCCACGGTGACCGTCACCCGGACGGTGACGGCGCCGCCGGCCCCCGCGGTCACGGCCACGGTGACCGCCACCGTCACCGAGCCCGCCGCCGTCCAGGCCCCGGCCCAGCAGCCCGCTGCCGCTCCCGGCGACACCGTCGCGGGCAGTGGGACGTACCTGGTCGGGGACGACATCCAGCCCGGTACCTACAAGACCGCCGGACCGGGAAGTCTCGGTATGTGTTACTGGGAGCGGGCCAAGGACAGCAGCGGCGGCTTCGAGTCGATCATCGCGAACGACAACCTGACCGGGCAGGGAGTCGTCACGATCAAGAGTTCGGACAAGGTCTTCAAGACGGAGGGCTGCCAGGCCTGGGTCAAATCCAAGTGAGGTAGCGAACGTCCGACCTGGCAGTGGCGGTGGCGGTGGCGGTGGCGGGCCCGGGAGCGGGGCGCGGCCACTGGCGCCCCGCCCGGAAGAGCCCGCGCAAAAGCGCACTGCCCGCCAGGAGTCCCCTGGCGGGCAGTGGGCGAACGGCCTGTCGCCAGGCGGTTCGCGGTAAGTCCGTGCACCGCACCCGCGTGGCGAACGCAGGCCGCGTGCGGTACGAGTCTGTGCGTCTCAGGGTTCCGGGTAGAGGGCCGGTTCGACCTGAGAGAGTGGGGCCGCGACGGCCCCGGGGCGTCAGGCCTGGACGGCCGAGTTGACGCGCTTGGTGATGGCCGACTTCTTGTTGGCGGCCTGGTTGGCGTGGATGACGCCCTTGCTGACGGCCTTGTCGAGGGCCTTGGAGGCCTCGCGGGCCAGCACGGTGGCCTTCTCGGTCTCGCCGGCGGCAGCGGCCTCACGGGCCTTGCGCAGGGCGGTCTTGAGCGAGGACTTGACGGCCTTGTTGCGCAGGCGCGCCTTCTCGTTGGTCTTGATGCGCTTGATCTGGGACTTGATGTTCGCCACGAAGGAGCCTCAGTCTTGTTCGTAATGGTTTGAACAGAGTGCACCGGACGGCGCCGGTCTGCTGAGAGGGCATGCCGGTGCCAGGTGCAGCGGCCAACGCTACCAGGGGCCGGGGGCCGTGCCCAAACCGGCTACGCCGTGAGCAGCGCCTCGCCGTAGTGCTCGACCTCGGGGAACGGTGCGTAGAAGGGGTGCAGCAGGGCCCGCCACCGCTGGTACTCGGCCGATCGGCGGAACCCCTCGGTGTGGTCCGCCGGTGTCTCCCACTCCACCTGGAGCAGGAAGCGCGAGCGGCGTCCCTCGTCGAGGCAGCGGCGCAGCTCCAGCGAGCGGAAGCCCGCCTGCACCGCGATCAGCGGTCTGGCCTCGCCGAACGCGGCGAGGAAGTCGTCCTCGCGGCCGGGCCGGACGTCGAGCAGCGCGCTTTCGAGGATCATGGGCAGTCACTCCAGGCACCGGCCGGGACCGCCGGCCCGAGCTGGACGGCGAGCCGCCGCGCGCTCGTGGGAGGATGGTCGGAGCCATATCGATCGGACGAGACCGTCCGGTCCCCGGGAAGCGGCTCCTTCGGTTGACGACGAGTACGACGAGTACGACGTCGAGCGGTCGAGGGGGCGAGTACCCGGCCCCCGGACCAACGGAGAATCGGACCAAGGTGCCCGCGACCCCCAGCAATGTGCCAGAGCCCAGCCGTACCGACCCGGCGCTGATCCGCAACTTCTGCATCATCGCCCACATCGACCACGGCAAGTCGACGCTCGCCGACCGGATGCTGCAGATCACCGGCGTCGTCGACCCCCGGCAGATGCGTGCCCAGTACCTCGACCGCATGGACATCGAGCGCGAGCGCGGTATCACCATCAAGTCGCAGGCGGTCCGCCTCCCCTGGGCGCCGACGGTCGGCCAGGGTGCGGGGAAGACCCACATCCTCAACATGATCGACACCCCGGGCCACGTGGACTTCACGTACGAGGTGTCCCGTTCGCTCGCCGCCTGCGAGGGCACCGTCCTCGTGGTGGACGCCGCCCAGGGCATCGAGGCGCAGACCCTCGCCAACCTGTACCTGGCGCTGGAGAACAACCTCACGATCGTCCCGGTGCTGAACAAGATCGACCTGCCGGCCGCCCAGCCGGAGAAGTACGCCGCCGAGATCGCGCACATCATCGGCTGCGACCCGGAGGACGTCCTCAAGGTCAGCGCGAAGAGCGGCCTCGGTGTGCCGGAGCTGCTCGACCACGTGGTCGAGAAGATCCCGGCCCCGGTCGGCGTGAAGAACGCCCCGGCCCGCGCGATGATCTTCGACTCGGTCTACGACACCTACCGCGGCGTGGTCACCTACGTCCGGGTGGTCGACGGCGAGCTCACCAAGCGCGAGCGGATCCAGATGATGTCCACCGGCGCGACCCACGAGCTGCTGGAGATCGGCGTCATCTCGCCCGAGCCCAAGGTCGCGGACGGCCTCGGCGTCGGCGAGGTGGGCTACATCATCACCGGTGTGAAGGACGTCCGGCAGTCCAAGGTCGGCGACACGATCACCTCGATGCACAAGGGCGCGACCGAGGCGCTGGGCGGCTACAAGGAGCCCCGCCCGATGGTGTTCTCCGGCCTCTACCCGCTGGACGGCAGCGACTACCCGCTGCTGCGCGACGCCCTCGACAAGCTCCAGCTCAACGACGCCGCCCTGGTGTACGAGCCGGAGACGTCGGTCGCGCTGGGCTTCGGCTTCCGCTGCGGCTTCCTGGGCCTGCTGCACCTGGAGATCGTCCGGGAGCGGCTGGAGCGCGAGTTCAACCTCGACCTGATCTCCACCGCCCCCAACGTGGTCTACCGGGTGGTGATGGAGGACGGTACCGAGCACACCGTCACCAACCCGAGCGAGTTCCCGACCGGCAAGATCTCCGAGGTGCACGAGCCGGTGGTCCGCGGCTCCATCCTGGTGCCGAACGAGTTCGTCGGCGCCGTCATGGAGCTCTGCCAGAGCCGCCGCGGCAACATGCAGGGGATGGACTACCTGTCCGAGGACCGGGTGGAACTGCGCTACACCCTCCCGCTGGCCGAGATCGTCTTCGACTTCTTCGACATCCTGAAGTCCAAGACCCGCGGCTACGGCTCCTTCGACTACGAGCCGATCGGCGAGCAGACGGCCGACCTGGTCAAGGTCGACATCCTGCTGCACGGCGACGCGGTCGACGCGTTCTCCGCGATCGTGCACAAGGACAAGGCGTACAACTACGGCATCATGATGGCCGGCAAGCTCCAGAAGCTCATCCCGCGCCAGCAGTTCGAGGTGCCGATCCAGGCCGCCATCGGCTCGCGGGTGATCGCCCGTGAGACCGTGCGCGCGATCCGCAAGGACGTTCTCGCCAAGTGCTACGGCGGTGACATCTCGCGTAAGCGCAAGCTGCTGGAGAAGCAGAAGGAGGGCAAGAAGCGGATGAAGATGGTCGGCCGTGTGGAGGTCCCGCAGGAGGCCTTCATCGCCGCGCTGTCCACCGACGCGGACGCCCCCAAGGGTGAGAAGAAGTAACCCGAGCGGTATCGCCGATGGGCCCGGGGCAGCAGCCCCGGGCCCATCGGGCTCTCGGACGGCGTTCGGCGCCGGTCCGTCCGGGCAGGTCCGGCCGCAGCGCCGTCCGGCCCGCGACGCAGGAGGGGGAGGCCGCGGCGAGCGGCCTCCCCCTCCTCGTACCCGAACTCTCGTGCCCGAGCGCGCCGGTCAGTCGACCTCGGCGACGGCCTCGGCGAACTGCGCCTGGTACAGGCGGGCGTACGCGCCGCCGGTGGCGATCAGGTCGTCGTGCGAGCCCTGCTCGACGATCGCGCCGTTCTCCATCACCAGGATCACGTCCGCGTCCCGGATGGTGGAGAGCCGGTGGGCGATCACGAAGCTGGTCCGGCCGGCCCGCAGCCGGGCCATGGCCCGCTGGATGAGGACCTCGGTGCGGGTGTCGACGGAGCTGGTCGCCTCGTCCAGGACGAGGATGCTCGGCCGGGCCAGGAACGCCCGGGCGATGGTGATCAGCTGCTTCTCGCCCGCGCTGACGCCGGTGCCCTCGTCGTCGATCCGGGTGTCGTAGCCCTCGGGCAGGGTGCGGACGAAGCGGTCGACGTGCGCGGCCCTCGCGGCCTCGACCACCTGGTCGCGGGTGGGGCTGCCGTCGGCCCCGTACGCGATGTTCTCGGCGATGGTGCCGCCGAACAGCCAGGTGTCCTGGAGCACCATGCCGATGCCGGCCCGCAGCTCCTCACGGGACATCGCGGCGATGTCCACGCCGTCCAGGGTGATCCGGCCGCCGCTGACCTCGTAGAACCGCATCAGCAGGTTGACCAGGGTGGTCTTGCCGGCGCCGGTCGGACCGACGATGGCCACCGTGTGGCCGGGTTCGACCTTCAGCGAGAGGTCCTCGATCAGCGGCTTGTCCGGGTCGTACCGGAAGGCGACGTCCTCGAAGGCGACCCGCCCGCGCAGCTCGGCCGGGCGCTCGGGCATGGCCGGCTCGGCCGACTGCTCCGGGGCGTCCAGCAGCTCGAAGACCCGCTCCGCCGAGGCGACGCCGGACTGCACCAGGTTGGCCATGCTGGCGACCTGCGTCAGCGGCTGGCTGAACTGCCGCGAGTACTGGATGAAGGCCTGCACGTCGCCGATCGACAGCGCGCCGCTGGCGACCCGCAGACCGCCGACCACGGCGACCAGGACGTAGTTCAGGTTGCCGATCAGCATCATCGCGGGCTGGATGATCCCGGAGATGAACTGGGCCCGGAAGCTGGAGGCGTACAGCGCCTCGTTGTGCTCCCGGAAGGTCGCGGCGGACTCCGCCTGGCGGCCGAACACCTTGACCAGCGCGTGGCCGGTGTACATCTCCTCGATGTGGCCGTTGAGCTCGCCGGTGGTCTTCCACTGCCGGACGAACTGCGGCTGGGCCCGCTTGCCGACCCTGGTCGCCACCACCACCGAGAGCGGCACCGAGATCAGCGCGATCA
The sequence above is drawn from the Kitasatospora sp. NBC_00315 genome and encodes:
- a CDS encoding DegV family protein, which produces MPADLAIVTDSTAYLPQDAVDRHGITVVPLSVAVGDEVLADGVEITPKELAEALRAKHRVTTSRPNPETFAAAYRGAAEAGARGVVSVHLSGELSGTCEAARLAAAEAPIPVRVVDSRLVGMALGYSVLTAARSAADGLGLDEVAAAAVRRAAHTSGFFYVDTLEHLRRGGRIGAARALLGSALAVKPLLHLSGGRIEPLEKVRTASRAIARLEEIAVERAGDRRVDLTVHHLAAEDRAELLAERLRERIPGLCELYVGEVGAVIGAHVGTGLLAVVLSPR
- a CDS encoding ComEC/Rec2 family competence protein, which encodes MSSAGPGGAHPGAAADLRLLLPTVAAWAVTSLLLGLGPAHRQASVVAAGAATVAAALLLVGPGRRRRTVVTLAAVLLTGAAAAAATLLHTADLQRGPLVALAHGGPSPDSPPDSPPAQLSAEPPRERDGTDPPRPGEAAASAPPQLLVELVVAGDPKARISRARGTAPGQALLTVAAVVERVTVPEGVRPAATTRTRTPVTVMVRAQDAARWQPLLPSTRVAADVLVLPAGEGRDDSAAVLLAHGPPRPIAPPSLPQRVAGGLRAGLRAACDGLPADARGLLPGLVVGDTSRLPEDLGEAFRATDLAHLCAVSGANLAIVLTVLIGAPGRAGTAERGGLAARLGLSLRTTALLGTALTLAFVTVCRPDPSVLRAAATGLIGLLALAAGRPRHALPALSGAVLVLVLLDPYLARSYGFLLSVLATTGLLVLGPRWAAALRARGCPGHLAAALAAAGAAQVLCAPATVLLAPRVSLVAVPCNLLAELAVAPATLLGFAALLVAPVSGALAHLPAELAALPAGWLAAVARHGAALPGAELSWPGGPVGAGVLAIATVAACLAVPLLLPPPSRPADPGGGRPTGRGRSGRLRALVAVALACALLVILLRPPSLARIATGWPPPGWRLAMCDIGQGDMLVLPILPAVHPDAAVPDSAVVIDAGPDPDSADSCLRSLGITRVALLLLTHFHADHVEGVPGVLRGREVGAVEGTTLDEPAAEAARVRRWAAAAGVPLLRAARGEHRTAGPLLSWDVLWPDAAPGGPAGTGLAAPGAPGPNNASVALLATVGAPGGAPGTAAGRPLRVALLGDLEPPAQAVLLGRLAAARVDVLKVAHHGSAHQDWDLTAALHPRLALISCGRDNPYGHPAPRTVDRLRALGATVLRTDQQGDIAVLGDTPDALGAATHPHDRPEGRRR
- a CDS encoding antibiotic biosynthesis monooxygenase produces the protein MILESALLDVRPGREDDFLAAFGEARPLIAVQAGFRSLELRRCLDEGRRSRFLLQVEWETPADHTEGFRRSAEYQRWRALLHPFYAPFPEVEHYGEALLTA
- the holA gene encoding DNA polymerase III subunit delta yields the protein MARKSAPDDLLAPLTLVVGQEELLLDRAVAQVVAAAKAADPDTDVRDIPPGGLQPGSLAELTTPSLFAERKVIVVRAAQDLSADSVKEVKAYIEDPAEEVIMVLVHAGGVKGKGLLDAGRKAGGREVACPKLTKAGDRLAFVRGEFRTLGRSASQEACQALLDALGSDLRELAAACNQLTADVEGTIDETVVARYYSGRAEATGFEVADLAVTGRAAEALERLRWALAVGQPPTGITYALASGVRSIGRLATTGRNMRPADLARELGMPPWKVDRVRQQMRGWTGDAVATALTAIAQADAAVKGGSDDPAYALERAVVAVARAARSGARSY
- the rpsT gene encoding 30S ribosomal protein S20 codes for the protein MANIKSQIKRIKTNEKARLRNKAVKSSLKTALRKAREAAAAGETEKATVLAREASKALDKAVSKGVIHANQAANKKSAITKRVNSAVQA
- a CDS encoding helix-hairpin-helix domain-containing protein, with the translated sequence MRTLTPGAARRRATTETVRERMATLLAADPPARPPADGHDAGGHGGGGHDADGPGGGGFGSDGNDRDGYRVDGHGSDGHDRDGRSDEPGGDGGPPEESLVGTPLAEWDPGSSLPPGGPPPPAAGARPHQRIHEPDHRPPRSAFTSLLRPALALDRRAVMGLAVLLLLAVAYAVQHFWLGRPQPVQVPVAAASTARAGPDEPVPAGPESSGAAGPETSGVAGPESTGAAVVVVDIAGRVRIPGLRELPGGSRVADALRAAGGALPDTDTTALNLARVLADGEQILVGAPESGIPLAPPGAAGPTSGPVSLNRATPEQLDALPGVGPTLARRIITFRQAHGPFRSLDQLRQVSGIGERTLAEMKPLLTL